One genomic segment of Thermodesulfobacterium sp. TA1 includes these proteins:
- a CDS encoding Fur family transcriptional regulator, protein MRYGRWCWKKHGFKECGVRKTQAREALIELLSQTEGHLTAEEIFWKLKEVLPGIGLATVYRTLELLTQLGLVKKLDFQEGKARFEFIKPEERDHHHLICKNCGKIFNYTPSEEYQTLKELTEKIKKEFGFMVDTLEIQAYGLCKDCQKV, encoded by the coding sequence ATGAGATATGGTAGATGGTGCTGGAAAAAACATGGTTTTAAAGAGTGTGGTGTTAGGAAAACCCAGGCAAGAGAAGCCTTGATAGAACTTCTTAGTCAAACTGAAGGACATCTAACCGCCGAAGAAATCTTTTGGAAACTTAAAGAAGTTTTACCTGGTATAGGATTGGCTACTGTTTACCGAACCTTAGAACTTCTTACCCAATTGGGATTGGTTAAAAAATTAGATTTTCAAGAGGGTAAAGCCCGGTTTGAATTTATAAAACCTGAGGAAAGAGACCATCACCATCTTATTTGTAAAAACTGCGGTAAAATTTTTAACTATACCCCTTCTGAAGAATATCAAACCTTAAAAGAACTAACTGAAAAAATAAAAAAAGAATTTGGTTTTATGGTAGATACCTTAGAAATCCAAGCCTACGGACTCTGCAAAGACTGTCAAAAAGTTTAG
- a CDS encoding HesA/MoeB/ThiF family protein, whose protein sequence is MLSLEEQKKLKDTKVLVAGCGGLGGYVVEMLARLGIGFITVVDDEVFEETNLNRQLFSDVNTIGKKKALVAKERILAVNPEVSVNPVLTKIEENNAKEILAGHEMVVDALDSIPHKILLERTCEDLKIPLIHGAIAGWYGQVTTVLPGDKTLSIIYKNRSNGIEKELGTPSFSPAVIAGIQVSEVVKISLKRGEILSKKLLYVDLLNQEYHKIELHF, encoded by the coding sequence ATGCTTTCTTTAGAAGAACAAAAAAAGCTAAAAGATACTAAAGTTTTAGTGGCTGGATGTGGAGGTCTTGGAGGTTATGTAGTTGAAATGCTTGCAAGACTGGGTATAGGTTTTATAACCGTAGTTGACGATGAAGTCTTTGAAGAAACCAACCTCAACAGACAGCTTTTTAGTGATGTTAATACCATCGGAAAGAAAAAAGCCTTAGTTGCTAAAGAACGAATTTTAGCGGTCAACCCTGAGGTATCAGTAAATCCAGTCTTAACTAAGATAGAAGAAAACAACGCAAAAGAAATACTCGCAGGGCACGAGATGGTGGTAGACGCCCTTGATAGCATACCCCACAAGATTCTTCTCGAAAGAACATGTGAAGACCTAAAAATACCTCTCATTCATGGAGCAATAGCTGGTTGGTATGGCCAAGTTACTACCGTTTTACCCGGAGATAAAACTTTATCTATAATCTATAAAAACCGTTCTAATGGTATAGAAAAAGAATTAGGAACACCCTCTTTTTCTCCAGCTGTGATAGCAGGAATTCAAGTTAGCGAGGTGGTAAAAATAAGCTTAAAACGAGGAGAAATTCTTTCAAAAAAACTTCTCTACGTAGATTTACTTAATCAAGAATATCACAAAATAGAGTTGCATTTTTAA
- a CDS encoding MoaD/ThiS family protein, whose translation MIKVKLFATLREGRKNEIDFEFFEGINGRYILNALNIPEKQVSIFLVNGRDKSLDEPLSDGDVIAIFPPVGGG comes from the coding sequence ATGATAAAAGTAAAACTTTTTGCAACCTTAAGAGAAGGTAGAAAAAATGAAATAGATTTTGAGTTCTTTGAAGGTATAAACGGAAGATATATCCTTAACGCGCTTAACATCCCAGAAAAGCAGGTATCTATATTTTTGGTAAACGGAAGAGATAAATCCTTAGATGAACCTCTCTCTGATGGTGATGTAATAGCTATTTTTCCACCGGTAGGGGGAGGATAA
- a CDS encoding tungsten cofactor oxidoreductase radical SAM maturase, giving the protein MSFEKLYLELTSKCNLTCKICYRQGWQETLQDLDFSLLEKIYQETKGLNLKEIVLGGIGEPLFYPYIKETLNLFSRFNLTLTTNGTLLKNELLEMVATKISKVVVSIDGSFKTYEKIRGYPLNEVLNNLKALNNIKQKLKSELPFLSVEFVLSKENQKELLKMVEICAEIKADQLIISQLVPQTEVNKNKILYKKYNNQKLKSLLEKVKLYALKKGLKLVIPKVELKTERFCPFIEEKALVVGADGKVYPCYRFSHSMVEYIFGRKKEVFKHSFGDLREKSLIEIFNTSSYQDFRYRIYANRYPSCIDCDLIDGCELVKTSECDCYALMPSCGDCLWSRGFAICP; this is encoded by the coding sequence TTGAGTTTTGAAAAGCTTTATTTAGAACTTACCAGTAAATGCAATCTTACCTGCAAAATATGTTATCGTCAGGGATGGCAAGAAACCTTACAGGACCTGGATTTTTCTCTTTTAGAAAAAATCTATCAAGAAACAAAAGGCTTGAATTTAAAAGAAATAGTTTTAGGTGGCATAGGAGAACCTCTTTTTTATCCTTACATAAAAGAAACTTTAAACCTCTTTTCACGATTTAACCTTACCTTAACCACAAACGGAACCCTTCTTAAAAACGAACTTTTAGAAATGGTTGCTACCAAAATTAGCAAAGTAGTAGTCTCTATCGATGGAAGTTTTAAAACCTATGAAAAGATAAGAGGTTATCCTTTAAACGAAGTTTTAAACAATCTAAAAGCTTTAAACAATATCAAACAAAAACTCAAATCTGAGCTCCCTTTTTTATCGGTTGAGTTTGTCTTATCTAAAGAAAACCAGAAAGAACTGCTTAAGATGGTAGAGATCTGTGCCGAGATAAAAGCCGACCAGCTTATCATCTCCCAGCTTGTACCTCAAACAGAGGTTAATAAAAACAAGATTTTATATAAAAAATATAACAATCAAAAACTTAAAAGTTTATTAGAAAAGGTAAAACTTTATGCTTTAAAAAAGGGATTAAAATTAGTTATTCCTAAGGTAGAACTAAAAACCGAAAGGTTCTGTCCTTTTATAGAAGAAAAAGCTCTGGTCGTGGGAGCAGACGGGAAGGTTTATCCCTGTTACAGATTTTCTCATTCTATGGTAGAATATATTTTTGGAAGAAAAAAAGAGGTCTTCAAGCACTCTTTTGGAGATTTAAGAGAAAAAAGCTTAATAGAAATTTTTAATACCTCCTCATATCAAGACTTCCGTTACCGTATCTATGCTAATAGATATCCCTCTTGTATTGACTGCGACTTGATAGACGGCTGTGAATTGGTAAAAACCTCGGAATGTGATTGTTATGCCCTTATGCCTTCTTGTGGAGATTGTCTGTGGAGCAGAGGGTTTGCTATATGTCCCTAA
- a CDS encoding aldehyde ferredoxin oxidoreductase family protein, translated as MYGYAGKILRIDLTNQEIKVEDLNTEWAKKYVGGRGLASKYLFEEIDPKVDPFSPENKLIVATGPLTGTSVPTGGRYMVITKSPLTGAIACSNSGGFFGAELKMAGYDMIILEGKAPKPVYIAIEDDKVEIKDASHLWGKLVYETTDFLKQEYGDKAKVLAIGPAGEKLVKIAAVMNDYDRAAGRSGVGAVMGSKNVKAIVAKGTKGVSVADEQKVKDVVASKIKIIRENPVTGEGLPAYGTAILVNIINEHGIFPVANFQKAYTPEADNISGETMAKTILTKKHACFRCPIACGRIVRLKDGKEVGGPEYETVWSYGADCEVYDLNAIAEANYWCNQYGLDTISTGATIAAAMELYQKGYIKDEEIAKDGLSLKFGDPEAIVGWTIKIGKREGLGDKLAEGSYRLCEAYGVAELSMSVKKLELPAYDPRGVQGHGLVYATANRGGCHVRGYLISAEILGIPQKLDRFSLENKAEWAKLFQDLTAVIDSLGMCLFTSFALGLKDYVDLINAVCGTDYTEETLLTAGERINNLERLFNLKAGIDPSQDTLPKRLLEEPIPEGPSKGAVHKLSELLPKYYEVRGWDEKGYPKEETLKRLEI; from the coding sequence ATGTACGGATATGCAGGTAAAATCTTAAGGATTGATTTGACAAATCAAGAGATCAAGGTAGAAGACCTAAATACCGAATGGGCTAAGAAATATGTTGGAGGAAGGGGGCTTGCCAGTAAGTATCTCTTTGAAGAAATAGACCCTAAGGTAGATCCTTTTAGCCCTGAAAATAAGCTTATCGTGGCTACCGGACCTCTTACAGGGACCTCTGTTCCTACAGGTGGAAGGTATATGGTGATTACCAAATCCCCTCTTACAGGAGCCATCGCTTGTTCTAACTCAGGAGGATTTTTTGGGGCTGAGCTTAAGATGGCTGGTTATGATATGATAATACTTGAAGGTAAAGCCCCTAAACCGGTTTACATTGCTATTGAGGACGACAAAGTTGAGATAAAAGATGCTTCACATCTTTGGGGAAAGTTGGTTTATGAAACCACCGACTTTTTAAAACAAGAATACGGAGACAAAGCCAAGGTTCTTGCTATCGGTCCTGCAGGAGAAAAGCTGGTAAAAATTGCTGCGGTTATGAACGATTATGACAGGGCAGCCGGAAGGTCTGGGGTTGGTGCTGTGATGGGTTCTAAAAACGTAAAAGCTATCGTAGCCAAAGGAACCAAGGGAGTTTCTGTAGCTGATGAACAAAAGGTAAAAGATGTGGTAGCAAGTAAGATAAAGATTATCCGTGAAAACCCTGTTACTGGAGAAGGCTTACCGGCATACGGAACAGCCATTTTGGTAAACATCATTAACGAACATGGTATCTTTCCGGTAGCGAACTTCCAAAAAGCCTATACCCCTGAAGCTGATAATATAAGCGGTGAAACCATGGCAAAAACCATTCTAACCAAAAAACATGCTTGTTTCAGATGTCCTATAGCCTGCGGGAGAATAGTTAGATTAAAAGATGGAAAAGAAGTGGGTGGACCTGAATATGAAACCGTGTGGTCTTACGGAGCAGACTGTGAGGTATACGACCTAAACGCTATTGCTGAGGCTAATTACTGGTGCAACCAGTACGGGTTAGACACCATCTCTACAGGAGCTACCATAGCAGCAGCGATGGAGCTCTATCAAAAAGGATATATCAAAGATGAAGAGATAGCTAAAGATGGATTATCCCTTAAGTTTGGAGACCCTGAGGCTATAGTAGGTTGGACGATTAAAATAGGAAAAAGAGAAGGGTTAGGAGATAAACTGGCAGAAGGTTCTTATAGGCTGTGTGAAGCCTATGGAGTTGCAGAACTTTCCATGAGTGTTAAAAAACTAGAACTTCCTGCCTACGATCCAAGAGGCGTACAAGGCCATGGTTTGGTTTATGCTACTGCTAACAGAGGTGGTTGTCATGTTAGAGGATATCTTATCTCTGCTGAAATCTTGGGTATTCCTCAAAAGCTTGACAGATTTTCTCTTGAAAATAAGGCTGAATGGGCTAAACTATTCCAAGACCTTACCGCGGTGATCGATTCCCTTGGGATGTGTCTGTTTACTTCTTTTGCTTTAGGCCTTAAAGATTATGTAGACTTGATAAACGCTGTTTGTGGTACAGACTATACAGAAGAAACCTTACTTACTGCCGGAGAAAGAATAAACAACTTAGAAAGACTCTTCAACTTAAAAGCAGGTATAGACCCATCTCAAGATACCCTTCCTAAGAGACTTCTTGAAGAACCTATACCTGAAGGACCATCCAAAGGTGCAGTCCATAAGCTTTCAGAACTTCTGCCTAAGTACTATGAAGTAAGAGGTTGGGATGAAAAAGGCTATCCTAAAGAAGAAACTTTAAAAAGATTAGAAATCTAA
- a CDS encoding DUF3617 family protein yields the protein MKKLFLFFILFLGLWGTACSKKEVSKSSGIDLKEGKWEITVSMESSSYPGKLPNQVYTQCITKDEAIPIQGQAMSSSNQNCVYKQKEVKGNSISWIMECKEEGETIVNQGSMVYKGDQFDGRVIVKSKDTEFVQTMQGKWVGKCEDRR from the coding sequence ATGAAAAAGTTGTTTTTGTTCTTTATTTTGTTTTTAGGACTTTGGGGAACAGCCTGTAGTAAAAAGGAAGTTAGTAAGAGTTCAGGTATAGACTTAAAAGAAGGAAAATGGGAAATAACGGTTAGCATGGAGTCTTCTTCATACCCTGGAAAACTTCCTAATCAGGTCTATACCCAATGTATTACTAAAGATGAGGCTATCCCTATCCAAGGGCAAGCTATGTCCTCTTCAAACCAGAACTGTGTTTATAAGCAAAAGGAGGTGAAAGGAAACAGTATTTCTTGGATTATGGAATGTAAAGAGGAGGGAGAAACAATCGTTAACCAGGGTTCTATGGTTTACAAAGGAGACCAGTTTGATGGACGTGTAATCGTTAAAAGTAAAGATACTGAGTTTGTTCAAACCATGCAAGGTAAATGGGTAGGTAAATGTGAGGATAGGAGGTAA
- a CDS encoding cation-transporting P-type ATPase: protein MHQLTVDEALQRLSASVGGLSQDEVKRRLQFYGPNELKEEKENKLKVFIRQFTSPFILILICAGFLAFFLGDLKDAIVIFGLVLANGLIGFYQELKALASVEALRKLAQAKVRVLRDGREVEVDVRELVPGDVVLLGEGDVVPADLRLISATGLMVDEALLTGESIPAEKIAQVVLKEDTPIHARKNLVFKGTTVVKGKAIALVYATGENTEVGKIAKKMQEKSPESPLIKALGALGKRWVIILVFLLSVLVLIGIHQGREAKTIVFFAIAQLVSAVPEGFPIVVTITLVIGAIRLSRENVLAKYLPSVETLGSATFICSDKTGTITTGKLKVADYVTIDEEKFILACALCNDAELVDGEGKGDPLEVSLLEWLKDKEVDYRVLREEYPRVWEEPFDTKKRFMATAVIAKEGGIDFYIKGSFESLSKMCEGECPTEFFAIHDSLAKKGLRVLAFGYARLKDVPKNVDEIRFQILGLMGFLDPPKEGVKEAILQAKKAGIKVIMITGDNLLTARAVAEMVSLHSKNDLTIEGKDLAKYNDDELYEVLKRVSVVARAVPDDKYRIVKVLQSKKEIVVVTGDGVNDVPALKVADLGIAMGSGSQAAKDAAKMIITDNNLAIIVNAIKRGRLIAKNISKVIRYLFSTSVFEVLYNSLAIIMGLPLPLYATQILWINLVTDGAQDKAYPFTKYEGEPMKEKPKKPEKVFLGKEQMFKIVYNGLFMAFSHFFLFKYLVNIYPYEVALTISFTSAAVTQWAVGIQEIGEKPFFKNPVQYMQLNPYIYLGVLIGGLLQLMAIYAIPHYFHAVILGIRELLYVMFIPVLTFIAIEIRKWFFLRHDLK from the coding sequence ATGCATCAACTTACCGTAGATGAGGCTTTGCAAAGGCTTTCTGCTTCAGTTGGTGGTCTCTCTCAGGATGAAGTAAAAAGAAGGTTGCAATTTTATGGTCCCAACGAGTTAAAGGAAGAAAAAGAAAACAAGCTTAAGGTTTTTATCAGGCAGTTTACCAGTCCCTTCATCTTGATCTTAATTTGTGCCGGGTTTTTAGCTTTTTTTCTTGGAGACCTAAAAGATGCCATAGTTATCTTTGGTTTGGTTTTGGCTAACGGCTTGATAGGCTTCTATCAAGAGTTAAAGGCTCTTGCTTCCGTTGAGGCTTTGAGGAAGCTTGCTCAGGCTAAGGTAAGAGTTTTAAGGGATGGCAGAGAAGTAGAGGTGGATGTAAGGGAGCTTGTACCTGGAGATGTAGTTTTGCTTGGAGAAGGGGATGTTGTGCCAGCTGATCTAAGACTAATCTCTGCTACAGGCTTGATGGTAGATGAGGCTCTGCTTACCGGAGAGTCTATCCCTGCAGAGAAAATAGCCCAAGTAGTTCTTAAAGAGGATACCCCAATCCATGCAAGAAAAAACCTTGTCTTCAAGGGAACAACGGTTGTTAAGGGGAAAGCCATCGCTCTGGTGTATGCTACTGGAGAAAATACCGAAGTGGGGAAGATTGCTAAGAAGATGCAGGAAAAGTCGCCTGAGAGCCCACTCATTAAGGCTCTCGGCGCTTTAGGTAAAAGGTGGGTCATTATTCTTGTTTTTCTTCTCTCTGTACTCGTTCTAATTGGTATTCACCAGGGAAGGGAAGCCAAAACTATCGTATTTTTTGCCATAGCTCAGCTTGTGTCTGCTGTGCCTGAGGGGTTTCCAATTGTGGTTACCATAACGCTGGTTATAGGAGCCATAAGGCTTTCTCGAGAGAATGTCTTAGCAAAGTACCTTCCTTCGGTTGAAACCTTAGGTAGTGCTACCTTCATATGTTCTGATAAAACCGGAACTATCACTACAGGGAAGCTTAAGGTTGCTGACTATGTAACCATTGATGAAGAAAAATTCATCTTAGCTTGTGCCCTTTGCAACGATGCTGAGCTTGTAGATGGTGAGGGAAAGGGCGATCCATTGGAAGTGAGCCTTCTTGAATGGTTAAAGGACAAAGAGGTTGACTACAGAGTCTTAAGAGAAGAATACCCAAGAGTCTGGGAAGAGCCTTTTGACACGAAAAAGCGGTTCATGGCTACTGCGGTAATAGCCAAAGAAGGGGGGATAGATTTCTACATCAAGGGTTCTTTTGAGAGCCTTTCTAAGATGTGCGAAGGTGAATGTCCAACAGAATTTTTTGCCATTCATGATAGTCTTGCAAAAAAGGGATTAAGGGTTTTAGCCTTTGGCTATGCAAGACTAAAGGACGTACCGAAAAACGTTGATGAAATAAGATTTCAGATCTTAGGCCTAATGGGTTTTCTTGACCCACCAAAGGAAGGGGTAAAGGAGGCTATCCTTCAAGCAAAAAAGGCTGGCATAAAGGTTATAATGATAACCGGTGACAATTTACTCACCGCAAGAGCAGTAGCGGAGATGGTGAGTCTTCATTCTAAAAATGACCTCACGATAGAGGGGAAAGATCTCGCTAAGTATAATGATGATGAGCTCTATGAGGTCCTAAAAAGGGTCTCAGTAGTTGCTCGGGCCGTACCTGATGACAAATACCGTATTGTAAAGGTGCTTCAGTCAAAGAAGGAAATCGTAGTGGTTACCGGTGATGGTGTAAACGATGTGCCAGCCCTCAAGGTGGCTGACCTTGGCATAGCTATGGGTTCGGGTTCTCAAGCGGCAAAGGATGCCGCAAAGATGATCATCACCGACAACAACCTTGCGATAATAGTTAATGCCATCAAGCGAGGGAGGCTCATTGCTAAAAATATATCTAAAGTCATAAGATATCTTTTTTCTACCAGTGTCTTTGAGGTGTTATACAACTCTTTAGCCATTATCATGGGCTTGCCCTTGCCGCTTTACGCCACGCAAATACTCTGGATAAACCTTGTAACCGATGGGGCTCAAGATAAAGCCTATCCCTTCACTAAGTATGAAGGGGAACCCATGAAGGAAAAGCCTAAGAAACCGGAGAAAGTTTTCTTAGGTAAAGAACAGATGTTCAAAATAGTCTACAATGGTTTATTTATGGCTTTTTCTCATTTCTTTTTGTTCAAATATCTTGTGAATATTTATCCCTACGAAGTTGCTCTGACTATAAGCTTTACCTCAGCAGCAGTTACTCAGTGGGCTGTTGGTATCCAAGAGATTGGCGAGAAGCCTTTCTTTAAAAATCCAGTCCAGTACATGCAACTAAATCCCTACATATACTTGGGAGTCCTCATAGGTGGCTTGCTTCAGCTTATGGCTATCTATGCGATTCCTCACTATTTTCACGCTGTAATCCTTGGTATTAGAGAGCTCCTTTATGTGATGTTCATTCCAGTTTTGACTTTTATAGCCATTGAGATTAGAAAGTGGTTTTTCTTGAGACATGACTTGAAGTGA
- the chrA gene encoding chromate efflux transporter gives MKPIRIRDLFFSFLKLGLTAFGGPAMVAYIQDLAVDKKKWLDEKTFQEGVALAQAIPGATAMQVVAYVGFKTRGNIGGLVSFISFGLPAFLLMLFLSYVYTKTYNLPEVISIFAGLQAIVVAIVANAFLSFAKPVIKSVGKIIVAIFSFLLFLFKISPFLIIIACFLLSQIIFKDTPDHKFQNSKKFNFVGIFILILFIGLIFLYFLDKFLFKLSLIMMKIDLFAFGGGYASVPLMLHEIVDRLHWLDSKTFMDGIALGQITPGPIVITATFVGYLIRGFLGAIVATISVFIPSFIIMAFASEISEKIRNSKIFLRAKKGLLASFSGLLLFATFKFIILVEWNFLKLTIALGSFLALYKKINIFYVVLIGAIISSIIF, from the coding sequence ATGAAACCTATTAGAATAAGAGACTTATTTTTCTCTTTTTTAAAACTTGGGCTTACTGCTTTTGGTGGTCCTGCGATGGTTGCCTACATCCAGGACTTAGCTGTAGATAAAAAGAAATGGCTTGATGAAAAAACCTTTCAGGAAGGAGTTGCCCTTGCTCAGGCTATTCCAGGTGCAACTGCTATGCAAGTTGTAGCTTATGTTGGATTTAAAACCAGAGGAAATATAGGTGGGCTTGTTAGTTTTATATCTTTTGGACTTCCCGCTTTTCTGCTTATGCTTTTTTTATCCTATGTTTATACCAAAACTTATAACCTTCCAGAGGTTATCTCTATTTTTGCTGGTCTACAAGCAATAGTTGTTGCTATTGTTGCTAATGCTTTTTTAAGTTTTGCAAAACCTGTAATTAAATCAGTAGGTAAGATAATCGTAGCTATTTTTTCTTTTTTGCTTTTTCTTTTTAAAATTAGTCCTTTCCTGATAATTATAGCTTGTTTTCTTCTTTCTCAAATAATTTTTAAAGACACTCCTGACCATAAATTCCAAAACTCAAAAAAGTTTAATTTTGTAGGCATTTTTATTTTAATCCTATTTATAGGATTAATTTTTCTTTATTTCTTGGACAAATTTCTTTTCAAACTTTCTTTGATTATGATGAAAATAGATCTTTTTGCCTTTGGAGGAGGATACGCCTCTGTACCTTTGATGTTACATGAAATTGTAGATAGACTACATTGGCTTGATAGTAAAACCTTTATGGATGGAATTGCCCTTGGACAGATAACCCCAGGACCTATCGTCATTACAGCAACCTTTGTAGGATACTTAATAAGAGGTTTTTTAGGTGCTATAGTAGCCACAATTTCAGTTTTTATCCCTTCTTTTATAATAATGGCTTTTGCTTCTGAAATTTCTGAAAAAATAAGAAATTCAAAAATCTTTTTAAGAGCAAAAAAAGGGCTTTTAGCCTCTTTTTCGGGTTTACTTCTTTTTGCAACTTTTAAATTTATTATTTTAGTAGAGTGGAATTTTTTAAAACTAACGATAGCCTTAGGGAGTTTTTTAGCTCTTTATAAAAAAATAAATATTTTTTATGTAGTTCTCATTGGTGCGATTATTTCGTCTATTATTTTTTAA
- a CDS encoding chordopoxvirus fusion protein, with amino-acid sequence MQVIPIDLYETLEELDPKTKAAFIRLVKFLGEMVRREDFLELKNEVRNLTKAVTELAEAQKRTEERLNELAEAQKRTEERLNELAEAQKRTEERLNELAEAQKRTEERLNELAEAQKRTEERLNELVEAQKRTEERLNELAEAQKRTEERVNELAEKVNELAEAQKRTEERLNELAEAQKRTEERVNELAEKVNELAEAQKRTEERVNGLAEKVNELAEAQKRTEEELKSLSQIVAELVVSHKKLAEAHKITREQLGGLAHTVGYVLENEAYKYLPKLLKRDFNVEVEGRIIRDYIEVLPNKYEEINILGRGKLGEEPVVIIGEAKAQLKKSDIDQFIKRVQRLEKFFPEKKVLVLVTHQTSPQVRNYAETKGLKIYFSYEFD; translated from the coding sequence ATGCAAGTAATACCGATAGACCTTTACGAAACTTTGGAAGAGTTAGACCCTAAAACAAAAGCCGCTTTTATACGATTGGTTAAATTTTTGGGAGAAATGGTTAGAAGAGAGGATTTTCTTGAACTTAAAAATGAGGTAAGAAACCTTACAAAAGCTGTAACAGAATTAGCGGAGGCTCAGAAGAGGACCGAGGAGAGACTAAATGAGTTAGCGGAAGCTCAGAAGAGGACCGAGGAGAGACTAAATGAGTTAGCGGAAGCTCAGAAGAGGACCGAGGAGAGACTAAATGAGTTAGCGGAAGCTCAGAAGAGGACCGAGGAGAGACTAAATGAGTTAGCGGAGGCTCAGAAGAGGACCGAGGAGAGACTAAATGAGTTAGTGGAAGCTCAGAAGAGGACCGAGGAGAGACTAAATGAGTTAGCGGAGGCTCAAAAGAGGACTGAGGAGAGAGTAAATGAATTAGCAGAAAAAGTAAATGAGTTAGCGGAAGCTCAAAAGAGGACTGAGGAGAGACTAAATGAGTTAGCGGAGGCTCAAAAGAGGACTGAGGAGAGAGTAAATGAATTAGCAGAAAAAGTAAATGAGTTAGCGGAAGCTCAAAAGAGGACTGAGGAGAGAGTAAATGGATTAGCAGAAAAAGTAAATGAGTTAGCAGAGGCTCAGAAGAGGACTGAGGAAGAATTGAAAAGTCTTTCCCAAATCGTAGCAGAGCTTGTGGTATCTCATAAAAAGCTGGCAGAGGCTCATAAAATCACAAGGGAACAACTCGGTGGTTTAGCACACACCGTAGGGTATGTTTTAGAAAACGAAGCGTATAAATACCTTCCTAAACTACTTAAAAGGGATTTTAACGTTGAAGTTGAAGGAAGGATCATAAGAGACTATATAGAGGTTTTACCCAATAAATATGAAGAAATAAATATTTTAGGTAGGGGCAAACTTGGGGAAGAACCTGTAGTTATTATAGGTGAGGCCAAGGCGCAGCTTAAAAAATCTGATATAGACCAATTTATCAAGCGAGTGCAAAGGTTAGAAAAGTTTTTCCCAGAGAAAAAAGTGTTGGTCCTGGTTACCCATCAAACTTCTCCTCAAGTTAGAAATTATGCCGAGACCAAAGGACTAAAAATCTATTTTTCCTATGAATTTGATTAG
- a CDS encoding metal ABC transporter substrate-binding protein — MKVLKILCVLLIFIFLGNNKVLALNLVVSNSALEKIVKEIVSTKHQVITLQSENKDFHSFEPTPSQWNFIRRADLVIIVGTEHWAMKTYQIRANKPLLTLAQGQTRFKDPHLWFDLSRVKALVSNLVNFLETRDPFNRDFYHERLQLFLHNLVKLEEKAKSLRNCRYKEVYILGHPVFGYLLEPYGIKEKTLIKGHHKEGEPSVKLLTEILQNVEKRHPKVVFLTDPEFERYVSWFKNKGVEVIKLWSGGTYRFQGSFIELLDYNLSWFSYALGCGK; from the coding sequence ATGAAAGTCCTTAAAATTTTATGTGTTTTATTAATTTTTATTTTTTTGGGAAATAATAAAGTCTTAGCCCTTAATCTTGTGGTTTCAAACTCAGCTTTAGAAAAAATCGTAAAAGAAATAGTTTCTACCAAGCATCAAGTTATTACCTTACAATCTGAAAACAAAGATTTTCATAGTTTTGAGCCTACTCCTTCTCAATGGAACTTTATTAGAAGGGCAGACTTGGTGATTATCGTAGGTACAGAACATTGGGCTATGAAAACCTATCAAATAAGGGCTAATAAACCTTTACTAACTTTAGCGCAAGGACAAACCAGGTTTAAAGACCCGCATTTGTGGTTTGATTTAAGCAGGGTTAAGGCGCTCGTTTCAAATTTGGTTAATTTTTTAGAGACAAGAGACCCTTTTAACCGAGATTTTTATCATGAAAGGTTGCAGCTGTTTTTGCACAATCTTGTTAAATTAGAAGAAAAGGCTAAAAGCTTAAGAAATTGCAGGTATAAAGAGGTCTATATTTTAGGACATCCTGTGTTTGGATATCTATTAGAGCCTTACGGAATAAAAGAAAAAACCCTTATTAAGGGACATCACAAAGAAGGGGAGCCTAGCGTAAAACTTCTTACAGAGATATTACAAAATGTAGAAAAAAGGCATCCTAAGGTTGTTTTTTTAACCGACCCGGAGTTTGAACGCTATGTTTCTTGGTTTAAAAATAAAGGAGTAGAGGTGATAAAACTTTGGTCTGGAGGAACCTATAGGTTTCAAGGTAGCTTTATAGAACTTTTAGACTATAATCTAAGTTGGTTTAGTTATGCC